From the Amycolatopsis thermoflava N1165 genome, one window contains:
- a CDS encoding GntR family transcriptional regulator, whose amino-acid sequence MAGQRVQRVAAPLRAQVLEVLRQDILAAEFEPGERLVEARLCARYEVSRTVIREVLRQLESEGLVTTVPNRGPVVTELTAFDAKALFEVRGALEGLAGALFAERATAEQREQLGKVVRRFARTYRKADLAGRLAMKDEFYDVLIAGAVNPVIESTLRGIHARVQMLRGLSLQADGRAPETVRELEAIHDAAAVRGDADAAREACERHVRNAAATALRELAARQREDQDTDAG is encoded by the coding sequence GTGGCAGGGCAACGGGTGCAGCGCGTCGCCGCGCCGCTGCGGGCCCAGGTACTCGAAGTGCTCCGCCAGGATATTCTGGCAGCAGAGTTCGAACCGGGGGAGCGGCTGGTCGAGGCGCGGTTGTGTGCGCGGTACGAGGTCTCCCGGACGGTGATCCGCGAGGTCTTGCGGCAGTTGGAGTCCGAAGGACTGGTGACCACCGTGCCCAACCGCGGTCCGGTCGTCACCGAGTTGACCGCCTTCGACGCCAAGGCACTGTTCGAGGTGCGAGGCGCGCTGGAGGGCCTGGCCGGGGCGTTGTTCGCCGAGCGGGCCACCGCCGAGCAGCGCGAGCAGCTGGGCAAGGTGGTCCGGCGGTTCGCCCGCACCTACCGCAAGGCCGACCTGGCCGGGCGGCTGGCGATGAAGGACGAGTTCTACGACGTTCTCATCGCCGGGGCGGTGAACCCGGTGATCGAATCGACCCTGCGGGGCATCCACGCCCGCGTGCAGATGTTGCGCGGGCTGTCCCTGCAGGCCGACGGGCGTGCGCCGGAGACGGTCCGCGAGCTGGAAGCGATCCACGACGCCGCGGCCGTGCGCGGTGACGCCGATGCCGCTCGGGAAGCGTGTGAGCGCCACGTCCGCAACGCCGCGGCGACCGCGCTCCGCGAGCTGGCCGCCCGTCAGCGCGAGGATCAGGACACCGACGCCGGCTGA
- a CDS encoding alpha/beta fold hydrolase — MPNRTVASRAVQRPNDTTIRYTISGPAGGPALAFIHGWGCNRSDFDAVIGFLPEHYRVLAIDLAEHGESRSTRDIWTMEEFARDVAAVLEAEAVGTCAVVGHSLGGAVAVETGRILPDVVSHVVALDALHYLSLFPAQDEQQARAVLQPFREDFAAATRRMIEGGSPEGTDPALNDAYFTKMVAVRQPAGLRALEGLVHWDMDAALREVTQPVTLFAVRSILSQEAVDRYGDRIHIVPVDLGTHHFHVESPEGTAKLLVDALSE, encoded by the coding sequence ATGCCGAACAGGACAGTCGCGAGCCGCGCGGTCCAGCGTCCGAACGACACGACGATCCGGTACACGATCAGCGGCCCGGCCGGCGGGCCGGCCCTCGCCTTCATCCACGGATGGGGGTGCAACCGTAGCGATTTCGACGCTGTGATCGGCTTCCTCCCCGAGCACTACCGCGTCCTCGCGATCGACCTCGCCGAACACGGCGAGTCCCGGTCCACGCGCGACATCTGGACGATGGAGGAGTTCGCCCGCGACGTCGCGGCCGTGCTGGAAGCCGAGGCGGTGGGCACCTGCGCCGTGGTCGGGCACTCCCTCGGCGGGGCGGTGGCCGTGGAAACCGGCCGGATCCTGCCCGACGTGGTCTCGCACGTGGTCGCGCTCGACGCCCTGCACTACCTTTCCTTGTTCCCCGCGCAGGACGAGCAGCAGGCCCGCGCCGTGCTGCAGCCGTTCCGAGAGGATTTCGCCGCGGCGACGCGGCGCATGATCGAGGGAGGATCACCGGAAGGCACCGATCCGGCACTGAACGACGCCTACTTCACGAAGATGGTGGCCGTGCGGCAGCCCGCGGGCCTGCGCGCGCTGGAGGGCCTGGTGCACTGGGACATGGACGCCGCGCTGCGCGAGGTCACACAGCCCGTCACGCTGTTCGCGGTGCGTTCGATCCTCAGCCAGGAAGCCGTCGACCGCTACGGCGATCGCATCCACATCGTGCCCGTGGACCTGGGGACTCACCACTTCCACGTCGAGTCGCCCGAGGGCACGGCCAAGCTGCTTGTCGACGCATTGTCCGAATAG
- a CDS encoding NADH:flavin oxidoreductase/NADH oxidase produces the protein MPSTEFTNPEMSPLRLRDVTVANRVWMSPMAQYSAGPDGKPTDWHLVHYGARAVGGVGLIMVESAAVGPLHRTTSADLGIWIEDQAAAHRRLTSFLSERGTVPAIQLLAAGRKGSHQVPWVGEGQNGPVSVAEGGWELIAPSPVPFGDLSVPREAGHADLDEVVEAFANAARMAHLAGYEVVEIHAAHGYILHQFLSPLSNHRTDEYGGSLQNRMRLPLRVARAVREAFPDEKPVFVRITATDWAEGGISIEEAATFAKELAAVGIDLLDVTSGVLVRDREARPPAQDGVNVEFANTLKKASGLAVAPVGQIGDLSLAGEVVAGGQADAVLIGRALLRDPYLALRNRPSDKTAWPNQYHRAL, from the coding sequence GTGCCCAGCACAGAGTTCACCAACCCGGAGATGAGCCCGCTGCGGCTGCGCGACGTCACGGTCGCCAACCGGGTGTGGATGTCCCCCATGGCCCAGTACTCCGCGGGACCCGACGGGAAGCCGACCGACTGGCACCTCGTGCACTACGGTGCGCGTGCGGTCGGCGGGGTGGGGTTGATCATGGTCGAGTCCGCCGCGGTCGGACCGCTGCACCGGACCACCTCGGCAGACCTCGGGATCTGGATTGAGGACCAGGCCGCCGCGCACCGCCGCCTGACGTCGTTCCTGTCCGAACGCGGCACGGTCCCCGCGATCCAGCTTCTGGCCGCGGGCCGGAAGGGGTCACACCAGGTGCCCTGGGTGGGCGAGGGACAAAACGGTCCGGTGAGCGTGGCCGAGGGCGGCTGGGAGCTGATCGCGCCGTCGCCGGTCCCGTTCGGCGACCTCTCCGTCCCCCGGGAAGCCGGCCACGCCGACCTCGACGAGGTCGTCGAGGCCTTCGCCAACGCGGCGCGGATGGCTCACCTGGCGGGGTACGAGGTCGTCGAGATCCACGCCGCGCACGGGTACATCCTGCACCAGTTCCTGTCCCCGTTGTCCAACCACCGGACGGACGAGTACGGCGGCAGCCTGCAGAACCGGATGCGCCTGCCGCTGCGGGTGGCCCGCGCCGTCCGGGAAGCGTTCCCGGACGAGAAGCCCGTCTTCGTGCGCATCACCGCCACGGACTGGGCCGAGGGCGGCATCTCGATTGAGGAGGCGGCCACGTTCGCCAAGGAACTGGCGGCCGTGGGGATCGACCTCCTCGACGTCACCTCCGGTGTGCTGGTGCGGGACCGGGAGGCGCGGCCACCGGCCCAGGACGGCGTCAACGTCGAGTTCGCGAACACGCTCAAGAAGGCCTCGGGGCTCGCCGTCGCCCCGGTCGGCCAGATCGGCGACCTGTCACTGGCCGGCGAGGTCGTGGCCGGCGGCCAGGCCGACGCCGTGCTGATCGGGCGCGCTTTGCTGCGCGACCCGTACCTCGCCCTGCGCAACCGGCCCAGCGACAAGACGGCGTGGCCGAACCAGTACCACCGCGCGTTGTGA
- a CDS encoding MFS transporter, giving the protein MSAEENTVAVDRTGGDVHPTRTTREHKKAIFAGALGNAIEFLDWGIYASLAPVFADQFFPEGDAVAAFLSTLAIFAVGFFVRPLGAVVLGAYADRHGRKKALALTVTLMSAGGFVIAVCPTYAHIGVLAPVVLLVARLVQGFSAGGEWPSSVSYIVESAPPRRRAFAGSFQQVSTAAGVLLASLLALVVTSVLNDQQMHAFGWRIAFAVVAALGLTVLWLRARTRETEHFDNAELSGKPHRPVKTLFAEHKLGLLRVVGITVPGTILYYLWITNMPGYASTTTGLSLDQALLANSLAVVAFMLLLPLGGLVSDRFGRRSTFMFFLVGFALFAWPAYRLLEGGGFWTLLLVELIGVVFLVGNSANVAAIYAELFPTSVRTTGTGIPYATTVAVFGGTAPYFTTWLASIGQQDKIWIYVVASVAVGMVTIMTMPDGAKKRALD; this is encoded by the coding sequence GTGTCAGCAGAAGAGAACACCGTCGCGGTCGACAGGACCGGCGGCGACGTGCACCCGACCAGGACCACTCGCGAACACAAGAAGGCGATCTTCGCCGGGGCGCTCGGGAACGCGATCGAGTTCCTGGACTGGGGAATCTACGCTTCCCTGGCCCCGGTCTTCGCGGATCAGTTCTTCCCGGAAGGCGATGCGGTCGCCGCGTTCCTGTCCACCCTGGCGATCTTCGCCGTCGGATTCTTCGTGCGCCCGCTCGGCGCCGTCGTCCTGGGCGCCTACGCCGACCGGCACGGTCGCAAGAAGGCCTTGGCGCTGACCGTGACCTTGATGTCGGCCGGTGGTTTCGTCATCGCGGTGTGCCCGACCTACGCGCACATCGGGGTGCTCGCGCCCGTGGTGCTGCTGGTGGCCAGGCTGGTGCAGGGCTTCTCCGCCGGTGGGGAGTGGCCCAGCTCCGTGTCGTACATAGTGGAGAGCGCGCCGCCGCGGAGGCGCGCGTTCGCGGGGTCCTTCCAGCAGGTGTCGACAGCGGCCGGCGTTCTGCTCGCCTCGCTGCTCGCGCTCGTCGTGACCTCGGTTCTGAACGACCAGCAGATGCACGCGTTCGGATGGCGGATCGCCTTCGCGGTCGTCGCCGCACTCGGGCTGACCGTCCTGTGGTTGCGGGCCCGTACGCGGGAGACCGAGCACTTCGACAACGCGGAACTGTCCGGCAAGCCGCACCGGCCGGTGAAGACCCTGTTCGCCGAACACAAACTGGGCCTGCTCCGCGTCGTCGGGATCACGGTTCCCGGGACGATCCTCTACTACCTGTGGATCACCAACATGCCCGGCTACGCCAGCACGACGACCGGCCTCAGCCTGGATCAGGCGCTGCTCGCGAACTCGCTCGCGGTCGTCGCGTTCATGCTGCTGCTCCCGCTCGGCGGACTGGTGTCGGATCGCTTCGGCAGGCGTTCCACGTTCATGTTCTTCCTGGTCGGGTTCGCGCTGTTCGCCTGGCCCGCCTACCGCTTGCTCGAGGGCGGCGGCTTCTGGACGCTGCTGCTGGTCGAACTCATCGGCGTGGTCTTCCTCGTGGGCAACTCGGCGAACGTGGCCGCCATCTACGCCGAACTGTTCCCGACCTCGGTGCGCACGACCGGCACCGGGATCCCCTACGCGACGACCGTCGCCGTGTTCGGCGGTACCGCGCCCTACTTCACCACCTGGCTGGCCAGCATCGGGCAGCAGGACAAGATCTGGATCTACGTCGTCGCCTCGGTGGCCGTTGGCATGGTCACGATCATGACGATGCCCGACGGTGCGAAGAAGCGAGCACTCGACTGA
- a CDS encoding IclR family transcriptional regulator: protein MRTPESDGDIPGQDKPSSSVRSMNSVLNTLRVFEEVALRQPIGVSDLARATEIPKSSVQRCLVTLQQAGWLKVVDPERARWGVTMKALTLGLRSAGEQDLREVAGPVIKRLAADTDETVLLGVRDGEDYVIVAREDTTQVVRVVQEVGARVPLRATSAGVAIMARLDQAEVDDLLQRDLREFAQSPVPDAGELRQEIALTTERGYALNGSSSWYRPQVASIGAAITDAAGQPIGGLTLSVPAMRFDRARETAWAPMVIAAADEISRLLSSA, encoded by the coding sequence ATGCGCACACCAGAAAGCGACGGCGACATCCCTGGACAGGACAAGCCGAGCAGCAGCGTCCGGTCGATGAACAGCGTGCTCAACACCCTGCGCGTCTTCGAAGAGGTCGCCCTGCGGCAGCCGATCGGCGTCTCGGACCTGGCCCGCGCGACCGAGATCCCGAAGAGTTCCGTTCAGCGGTGCCTGGTGACGCTCCAGCAGGCCGGATGGCTGAAGGTCGTGGACCCCGAGCGCGCGCGCTGGGGTGTGACGATGAAGGCGCTGACCCTCGGGCTGCGCAGCGCCGGCGAACAAGACCTCCGGGAAGTGGCGGGGCCGGTCATCAAGCGCCTCGCGGCCGACACCGACGAGACGGTTCTCCTCGGGGTGCGCGACGGCGAGGACTACGTCATCGTCGCGCGGGAAGACACCACGCAGGTCGTCCGCGTGGTCCAGGAGGTCGGCGCGCGGGTGCCGTTGCGCGCCACGTCGGCCGGCGTGGCGATCATGGCGCGCCTCGACCAGGCCGAGGTGGACGACCTGCTGCAGCGCGACCTCAGGGAGTTCGCGCAGTCGCCGGTGCCGGACGCCGGCGAGCTCAGGCAGGAGATCGCGCTGACCACCGAGCGCGGGTACGCGCTCAACGGCTCGTCATCGTGGTACCGCCCGCAGGTGGCGTCCATCGGCGCGGCCATCACGGACGCGGCCGGGCAGCCCATCGGCGGACTCACACTCTCCGTGCCTGCGATGCGCTTCGACCGCGCGCGCGAGACAGCCTGGGCGCCGATGGTGATCGCGGCCGCGGACGAGATCAGCCGGCTGCTCTCGTCCGCCTGA
- a CDS encoding CapA family protein, with protein sequence MDLTIVGDVVVSGWPRRPVAEAARPGDSAFGLLRGGDLTIGNLEVPLTESGERAEKLVAMRAPASGAAELAAFGFDLVSLAMNHALDYGAEGMRDTVRALDAAGVQHAGFGETLAEATRPRVVSVGAKTLAFFSFCSALPLGFNATADRAGIAPIRVRQSFEFDSTFLDETPGTPPFVHSSAHEPDVRAAEARIREAKAHNDFVVVALHWGVPFCYLPATQGPLARYQQPLGRRLISAGADLVIGHHPHCVHPVEFYEHGLILYSTGNFVFDWCDGWHPESMVAREDGRPAAPYRAALLTGPWYESAVFRVRLGGPAGPALRLDPIELDADSQPIMPRPEVAASILARLEEASRELDPSIVVDADGRVRRTSKKNNVLEEA encoded by the coding sequence ATGGACCTGACGATCGTGGGAGACGTGGTCGTCTCGGGATGGCCCCGGCGCCCTGTCGCGGAGGCCGCCCGCCCTGGGGACTCGGCGTTCGGGCTCCTCCGCGGCGGTGATCTGACGATCGGGAACCTGGAGGTTCCGCTCACCGAATCCGGGGAGCGCGCCGAGAAACTGGTCGCGATGCGCGCGCCGGCCTCGGGCGCGGCCGAACTCGCGGCATTCGGCTTCGACCTGGTGTCCCTGGCCATGAACCACGCGCTGGACTACGGCGCGGAGGGCATGCGCGACACCGTTCGGGCGCTGGACGCCGCGGGAGTCCAGCACGCCGGGTTCGGTGAAACGCTCGCCGAGGCGACTCGCCCCCGGGTGGTGTCGGTGGGCGCGAAGACCTTGGCGTTCTTCAGCTTCTGCTCCGCACTTCCGCTGGGTTTCAACGCGACGGCCGACCGGGCCGGCATCGCGCCGATCCGAGTGCGCCAGAGCTTCGAGTTCGACAGCACCTTCCTGGACGAGACCCCGGGTACGCCTCCGTTCGTGCATTCGAGCGCGCACGAGCCGGACGTGCGAGCGGCCGAGGCGCGGATCCGCGAGGCCAAGGCGCACAACGATTTCGTCGTCGTGGCGCTGCACTGGGGCGTTCCGTTCTGCTACCTGCCTGCGACGCAGGGGCCGCTCGCCCGGTATCAGCAACCGCTGGGGCGGCGCCTGATCAGCGCCGGCGCGGACCTCGTCATCGGGCACCACCCGCACTGCGTGCACCCCGTCGAGTTCTACGAACACGGGCTGATCCTGTATTCCACCGGGAACTTCGTCTTCGACTGGTGCGACGGGTGGCACCCGGAGTCGATGGTCGCGCGGGAGGACGGGCGTCCGGCCGCTCCCTACCGGGCGGCCTTGCTGACAGGGCCCTGGTACGAGAGCGCCGTGTTCCGCGTGCGGCTGGGTGGCCCGGCCGGGCCTGCGCTTCGCCTGGATCCCATCGAACTCGACGCCGACAGCCAGCCGATCATGCCCCGGCCCGAGGTGGCGGCCTCGATCCTCGCGCGGCTGGAGGAGGCGTCACGAGAGCTGGATCCGTCCATCGTGGTCGATGCGGACGGACGCGTGCGGCGAACTTCGAAGAAGAACAACGTTCTGGAGGAAGCATGA
- a CDS encoding polysaccharide deacetylase family protein, protein MTEQQPWQWDEPTWRGHVERVRAGRPLRPESWPGGAKVAVALSFDSDHETPALRDGEVLPGKLSQGEYGARVGVPRILNLLRRFEAPSTFFMPAVSALLHDGEAKSYVDEGHEVALHGWIHERNTQLPPEAERDLAFRAADTLERLVGTRPVGIRTPSWDLSADSLRIVRELGLTYDSSLMADDDCYEILTDGEPTGIVELPVEWIRDDMPYFMMDRFTSLRPYTPPRGVLSIWRDEFDVAYAENGIFQLTLHPHCIGHRSRITILTELLEHIASHEGVWFATHAQIAEHVLSGKDSSR, encoded by the coding sequence ATGACCGAGCAGCAGCCGTGGCAGTGGGATGAGCCGACCTGGCGCGGGCACGTCGAGCGGGTGCGCGCCGGGCGCCCGCTGCGCCCGGAGTCCTGGCCCGGTGGAGCGAAAGTCGCTGTGGCGTTGTCGTTCGATTCCGACCACGAAACGCCCGCACTGCGTGACGGCGAAGTGCTGCCGGGCAAGTTGTCGCAGGGTGAGTACGGCGCTCGGGTCGGCGTGCCGCGAATCCTGAATCTGCTGCGGCGTTTCGAGGCGCCGTCGACGTTCTTCATGCCCGCCGTGTCCGCGCTGCTGCACGACGGTGAGGCGAAGTCCTACGTGGACGAAGGACACGAGGTGGCGTTGCACGGCTGGATCCACGAACGCAACACCCAGCTACCACCCGAGGCGGAACGCGACCTGGCGTTCCGGGCCGCGGACACGCTCGAAAGGCTCGTCGGCACGCGCCCGGTCGGCATCCGCACCCCGTCGTGGGACCTGTCCGCCGACTCGCTGCGGATCGTCCGCGAGCTGGGCCTGACGTACGACTCGTCGCTGATGGCCGACGACGACTGCTATGAAATCCTGACCGACGGCGAACCCACCGGCATCGTCGAGCTGCCGGTGGAGTGGATCCGCGACGACATGCCGTACTTCATGATGGACCGGTTCACTTCGCTGCGGCCCTACACACCGCCACGCGGGGTGTTGTCGATCTGGCGCGACGAGTTCGACGTCGCCTACGCCGAGAACGGGATCTTCCAGCTCACCCTGCACCCCCACTGCATCGGCCACCGTTCGCGCATCACGATCCTCACCGAGCTGCTCGAGCACATCGCCTCGCACGAGGGCGTCTGGTTCGCCACGCACGCCCAGATCGCCGAACACGTACTCAGCGGAAAGGACTCATCGCGATGA
- a CDS encoding M20 family metallopeptidase, with protein MTGIKERIERTFEQNLDSVLELSHRINANPELAFEEHETSAALIAALEDGGRFAVEKGVAGLPTAFVASAGSGDLAIGLCAEMDALPGIGHGCGHNAIAAAAVGAALALAPVADELGLTVRVFGTPAEEKGTGKEIMVNRGVFDDTHAAMMVHPTLKDVVIPQLRASRSWQVTYTGRGGHASRPWSARNAADATVVAQTAIGLLRQQLRDGIRVHHVVKEAGAAVNVIADRAVVDCMIRCDTIDEVDQVWERVRRCFDAGAIASGTTVEYTSLPSIYREFRHDPDLASVFEENAKAIGRTFPDYPDKMFGSTDMGNVSLRIPAIHPMLSFDLPPEDGNHTAAFAVAAGGPEGDRFVRDAGLAMALTIADVARSQPIRARLMAG; from the coding sequence ATGACCGGCATCAAGGAACGCATCGAGCGCACGTTCGAGCAGAACCTGGACTCGGTCCTGGAACTGTCGCACCGGATCAACGCCAACCCCGAGCTGGCCTTCGAAGAGCACGAAACGTCGGCGGCGCTCATCGCGGCCCTCGAGGACGGTGGGCGGTTCGCGGTGGAGAAGGGCGTGGCCGGCCTGCCGACGGCGTTCGTGGCGTCCGCGGGATCCGGTGACCTCGCCATCGGTCTCTGCGCGGAAATGGACGCGCTGCCCGGCATCGGCCACGGCTGCGGCCACAACGCGATCGCCGCGGCGGCCGTGGGCGCCGCCCTGGCCCTGGCCCCCGTCGCCGACGAGCTCGGGCTGACGGTCCGGGTCTTCGGCACTCCGGCCGAGGAGAAGGGGACCGGCAAGGAGATCATGGTCAACCGCGGCGTGTTCGACGACACCCACGCGGCCATGATGGTCCACCCGACGCTCAAGGATGTCGTCATCCCGCAGTTGCGCGCATCGCGGTCCTGGCAGGTGACGTACACGGGGCGGGGCGGGCACGCGTCGCGGCCCTGGAGTGCCCGCAACGCCGCTGACGCGACTGTCGTCGCCCAGACCGCCATCGGCCTGCTGCGGCAGCAGTTGCGCGACGGCATCAGGGTGCACCACGTCGTGAAGGAAGCCGGGGCGGCCGTCAACGTCATCGCCGACCGGGCCGTCGTCGACTGCATGATCAGGTGCGACACCATCGACGAGGTCGACCAGGTGTGGGAACGGGTCCGCCGCTGCTTCGACGCCGGCGCCATCGCCAGCGGCACCACTGTGGAGTACACCTCGCTGCCCTCCATCTACCGGGAGTTCCGTCACGATCCCGACCTCGCGTCGGTGTTCGAGGAGAACGCGAAAGCCATCGGCCGGACGTTCCCGGACTACCCGGACAAGATGTTCGGCTCGACCGACATGGGCAACGTCTCGCTGCGCATCCCCGCGATCCACCCGATGCTCTCCTTCGACCTCCCGCCTGAAGATGGCAACCACACCGCCGCCTTCGCCGTTGCCGCCGGGGGCCCCGAAGGTGACCGGTTCGTCCGCGACGCGGGCCTGGCCATGGCCCTCACCATCGCCGACGTCGCAAGGTCCCAGCCCATCCGCGCGCGCCTGATGGCCGGCTGA
- a CDS encoding NAD(P)H-dependent oxidoreductase, producing MTSSATVVEAEREISGTGAALRVVVVNGSPSRQSKTMGLVDVVLATLRTMLPVEASQVDVYRLGPGFTAAAERDEVTPEVEDMLRLVENADLLIAATPVYRGSYPGMFKHFFDLVDQYALANKLVLLAATGGGDHHALVLEHALRPLFAFFQALTVPVAIFASAGDFDGVTLLNPRVHGRIEMALADVVDLLKARATGARTADA from the coding sequence ATGACCAGCTCTGCGACGGTCGTCGAGGCCGAGCGTGAAATATCGGGGACCGGTGCCGCGCTGCGCGTGGTCGTGGTCAACGGCAGCCCCAGCCGGCAGTCCAAGACCATGGGACTGGTGGACGTCGTCCTCGCGACGTTGCGGACGATGCTCCCGGTCGAAGCTTCCCAGGTCGACGTGTACCGCTTGGGCCCGGGCTTCACCGCAGCCGCCGAACGCGACGAGGTCACGCCGGAGGTCGAGGACATGCTCCGGCTGGTCGAGAACGCCGACCTGCTGATCGCCGCGACCCCGGTGTACCGGGGTTCCTACCCCGGGATGTTCAAGCACTTTTTCGACCTCGTCGACCAGTACGCGCTGGCCAACAAGCTCGTGCTGCTCGCCGCGACGGGCGGCGGGGACCACCACGCACTGGTGCTGGAACACGCCCTGCGACCGCTCTTCGCCTTCTTCCAGGCGTTGACCGTGCCGGTGGCGATCTTCGCCTCCGCGGGGGACTTCGACGGCGTGACCCTGCTCAACCCGCGTGTCCACGGGCGCATCGAGATGGCTCTCGCCGACGTGGTGGACCTGCTCAAGGCACGCGCGACCGGCGCGCGCACAGCGGACGCCTGA
- a CDS encoding LLM class flavin-dependent oxidoreductase — MAFEIGIMTFGEVTEDPTTGRLPSPRQRVRETIEQAKVADEVGLDVFGVGEHHRSDFVGSAPAILLAAAAEATKRIRLTSSVTVLGSEDPVRVWEQFATIDLLSGGRAEIIAGRGSYTESFPLFGYDLRDYADLFREKLDLLLKIREHNPLTWSGRFRAPLVDADIAPRADGGTIPIWVGVGGSVASAISTGRLGLPMAMALLLGPLTFHQQTIELYRGSAQEAGHDADALPVSINTHGYVGRTSRQARDVMYPYFAKGMAENNHQRGRGVRLSRPVFDAQASPAAGLLVGSSQEIIDKLLAYHELYGINRAIIQMGFGGMPQKEHLEAIERLGTEVAPVVRREVAARRKETA, encoded by the coding sequence ATGGCGTTCGAGATTGGCATCATGACCTTCGGCGAGGTGACGGAGGACCCCACGACCGGGCGACTGCCGTCGCCGCGGCAGCGCGTGCGCGAGACGATCGAGCAGGCGAAGGTCGCCGACGAGGTGGGCCTGGACGTGTTCGGCGTCGGTGAACACCACCGTTCCGATTTCGTCGGTTCGGCGCCGGCGATCCTGCTGGCCGCCGCGGCGGAGGCGACCAAGCGCATCCGCCTGACGAGTTCGGTCACCGTACTCGGCTCCGAGGATCCGGTGCGCGTCTGGGAGCAGTTCGCCACGATCGACCTGCTCTCGGGCGGCCGGGCCGAGATCATCGCGGGCCGCGGCTCGTACACGGAGTCCTTCCCGTTGTTCGGGTACGACCTGCGGGACTACGCCGACCTCTTCCGGGAGAAGCTCGACCTGCTGCTCAAGATCCGCGAACACAACCCGCTCACGTGGTCCGGGCGCTTCCGCGCTCCGTTGGTCGACGCCGACATCGCACCGCGCGCCGACGGCGGCACCATCCCGATCTGGGTGGGGGTCGGCGGATCGGTGGCGTCCGCGATCAGCACCGGGCGCCTCGGTCTGCCGATGGCGATGGCCCTCCTGCTGGGGCCGTTGACGTTCCACCAGCAGACGATCGAGTTGTACCGCGGATCCGCGCAGGAGGCGGGGCACGACGCGGACGCCCTGCCGGTCAGCATCAACACGCACGGGTATGTGGGCCGGACCAGCCGGCAGGCGAGGGACGTGATGTATCCGTACTTCGCGAAGGGCATGGCGGAGAACAACCACCAGCGGGGCCGGGGTGTCCGTCTGTCGCGTCCGGTCTTCGACGCACAGGCGTCGCCGGCGGCCGGGCTCCTGGTGGGCAGCTCGCAGGAGATCATCGACAAGCTGCTCGCCTACCACGAGCTGTACGGCATCAACCGGGCCATCATCCAGATGGGTTTCGGCGGGATGCCGCAGAAGGAGCACCTGGAGGCGATCGAACGGCTCGGCACCGAAGTGGCGCCCGTCGTTCGGCGCGAGGTCGCCGCACGCCGGAAGGAGACGGCATGA
- a CDS encoding MarR family winged helix-turn-helix transcriptional regulator, whose protein sequence is MATEELRDIEDAAWRGFLFTHDRLWRSLEAGLAALNVSMAEYSVLALLAEAGPKGMRMSDLAERRVMSTGGFTRLADRLERRGLIERRRSAADGRSFEAVLTREGRALLRKAWRRHHSDLRELFFDRLDDDDLRRLADIWTRLDPGGDSG, encoded by the coding sequence ATGGCGACCGAGGAACTGCGGGACATCGAGGACGCGGCGTGGCGGGGGTTCCTGTTCACCCACGACAGGCTCTGGCGTTCGCTGGAGGCGGGGCTCGCCGCGCTGAACGTGAGCATGGCCGAGTACAGCGTCCTGGCTCTCCTTGCCGAGGCCGGTCCGAAGGGCATGCGGATGTCGGACCTCGCCGAGCGTCGCGTGATGTCCACCGGCGGCTTCACCCGCCTCGCGGACCGCCTGGAACGGCGCGGGCTCATCGAACGGCGCCGGTCGGCCGCCGACGGCCGCAGTTTCGAGGCGGTCTTGACCAGGGAAGGGCGGGCGTTGCTGCGCAAGGCGTGGCGCCGGCACCACAGCGACCTGCGCGAGCTCTTCTTCGACCGGCTGGACGACGACGACCTCCGACGGCTCGCCGACATCTGGACCCGTCTCGACCCCGGCGGCGACAGCGGGTGA